Proteins co-encoded in one Acidobacteriota bacterium genomic window:
- a CDS encoding nitronate monooxygenase: MGVAISDWRLARAVSTTGALGVVSGTALDQVLARRLQDGDIGGHMRRALEAFPIPAIAARIRDRFFIPGGKPPRAAYETLPLQTVEGSAAFRELCVVANFVEVWLARQGHTNPVGINYLEKIQIPHLPSIYGALLAGVSAILMGAGIPLRIPGAIDALTSHEPASYPLTVTGGQPGDDATVTFDPATIVGDEKPPLTRPAFLAIVGSATLALTMLRKANGRVDGFVIEGPTAGGHNAPPRGKLQLSETGEPVYGERDKVDLAAFREFDRPFWLAGGYGSRDGLRAARQAGAAGVQVGTAFALCEDSGLRADYRTELLARVRDAAAHVKTDPLASPTGFPFKVADLPGTVALEDVYARRARICDLGYLREAYRMADGTIGYRCPAEPVSIYRSKGGDEADTVGRKCICNALVATAGHPQVRAGKHIEPGIVTSGDALIDVAQFLRDGAEAFTAADVVRAIRDS; encoded by the coding sequence ATGGGCGTGGCGATCTCCGACTGGCGCCTCGCCAGGGCCGTGTCGACGACAGGCGCCCTCGGCGTCGTGTCGGGCACCGCTCTCGATCAGGTCCTCGCACGGCGTCTTCAGGACGGCGACATCGGTGGGCACATGCGCCGCGCCCTCGAGGCCTTCCCGATTCCCGCCATCGCCGCGCGCATCCGCGACCGCTTTTTCATCCCCGGGGGAAAGCCCCCCCGGGCCGCGTACGAGACACTCCCGCTCCAGACGGTAGAGGGCTCGGCCGCCTTCCGTGAACTGTGCGTGGTCGCGAACTTCGTCGAGGTCTGGCTCGCCCGGCAGGGCCACACCAATCCCGTTGGTATCAACTACCTCGAGAAGATCCAGATCCCGCACCTGCCGTCGATCTACGGGGCGCTGCTGGCAGGCGTGAGCGCGATCCTGATGGGCGCGGGCATCCCCCTCAGGATCCCCGGCGCCATCGACGCCCTGACCAGCCACGAGCCTGCTTCGTATCCACTCACCGTGACGGGCGGCCAGCCCGGCGACGATGCGACGGTGACGTTCGATCCGGCCACCATCGTGGGCGACGAGAAGCCGCCTCTGACGCGCCCGGCGTTCCTGGCGATCGTCGGCTCCGCGACGCTCGCGCTGACGATGCTGCGCAAGGCCAACGGGCGGGTTGACGGGTTCGTGATCGAAGGCCCGACGGCCGGCGGCCACAACGCGCCGCCGCGTGGCAAGCTCCAGTTGAGCGAGACCGGCGAGCCCGTCTACGGCGAGCGCGACAAGGTCGATCTCGCGGCGTTCCGCGAGTTCGATCGGCCGTTCTGGCTTGCGGGCGGGTACGGATCCCGCGATGGCCTGCGCGCCGCGCGCCAAGCCGGTGCGGCGGGCGTCCAGGTGGGGACGGCGTTCGCGCTCTGCGAGGACTCGGGCCTGCGCGCCGACTATCGCACCGAACTGCTGGCGCGCGTCAGGGACGCCGCGGCGCACGTGAAGACCGATCCGCTCGCATCGCCAACCGGGTTTCCGTTCAAGGTCGCCGACCTGCCCGGTACCGTCGCGCTGGAGGACGTGTACGCCAGGCGCGCGCGCATCTGCGATCTCGGGTACCTGCGCGAGGCCTATCGCATGGCGGACGGCACGATCGGCTACCGCTGCCCTGCCGAGCCCGTCTCCATCTACCGCAGCAAGGGCGGCGACGAAGCCGACACCGTGGGGCGCAAGTGCATCTGCAACGCGCTCGTCGCCACGGCCGGCCATCCGCAGGTGCGGGCGGGTAAACACATCGAGCCCGGCATCGTCACGTCCGGTGACGCGCTGATCGACGTGGCGCAGTTCCTCCGCGACGGGGCCGAGGCGTTCACGGCCGCCGACGTCGTACGCGCCATCCGCGATTCGTAG